TTCACCTGGCCCATTGTCTCCGTTTCCCTCGGTTTGCCAATAACCTTCCAGTTTGGCGGCCCAAGACGCTCAGACAAACCTGTGAAAATCCCGTTGGAGCACGGCGATGTGGTGGTTTGGGGAGGGCCTGCCCGGTTGTTCTATCACGGCGTGCTGACACTCAAAGCGGGCCACCACCCTCTGACCGGCTCTTGCCGTTACAATCTGACCTTTCGTCGGGCCGGCCGAATGTCACTGCAGCCAGGCGATCAACAGCCCGGCGGCAAGGGATAACACCATGGGGCCTGCCACCAGTAAACCGGTTCGCCGGTTGCCTATCGTCCACGCCATGCCGGATTTCACCAGATTGTTTACTGCAGCCGCGATGACAATGCCGAGCACGGCGGTATTCATTCCCAGGCCATCATTGGACATCCGGGTTAGTGAGAGGGTGATAGCATCGACATCCGCCACACCCGATGTGGCGGCCAAGGCATAGATGCCGGCGTCGCCGAAGCTGTTCTTCAGAAACTCTCCCAATATCAGAATGGCCGTCAGCAGAAGGCCGAACACCAGTGCGGAAGACAGGTCCAGCGGGTTCTGGCTCAGGTTCGGCTGGCTGACCTGAAACTGACGCGAATGCCGCTTCCAGATGAACAGGGCGGGACCGTAAAGCAGAACCGTCATCACCGCGACCGGCCAGATCAGGCTGGGCAGAAGCGCTGTATTGATGATCAGGCAGTACATCAGGATACGTGGGAACATGGTGCCGCAGGCAATCAGAATGCCGGCGGCGAACTGAGGGTTGAAGTCCGGATTTTTCGAGGCCTGCCTGGAAAAGTGTAAGGTCAGGGCAGTAGATGAACTGAGGCCGGCGAACAGACTGGTAAACAATATGCCCTTGCGGGCACCGGCGACCCGGATGGCGAAGTAACCGACGAACGAGATGGAGGCAATCAACACAACCATCCACCAGATTTCCCTGGGATTGAGGACTCCACCTGGGCCCATGGTGGTGTTGGGCAATAATGGCAGCATTACCACGGAAATCAGAAGCAGCTTGAGAGCCGCATCCAGCTCATGGGCCTGCAGCTTTTGCACCCAGCCGTGAATTTCTTCCTTATTATCGAGAATGATGGCGGTTATCACTGCTGCTGCAGTTGCCATGACCGGGTCTATGGCCACCGCGATGGCGCCGAAACAGAAGGTCAGCAACATGCCTACCATACCGGTGATGCTGAAGTTGCGAATGTGCTCCAGCCTTTCGCTGTAGGCCACCAGGCCAATGGCCGCCACGCTGACCAGCATCACCGGAAAAGCCCAGACCGTGATCTCCAGGGCCAGCACTGCAGAGATACCTCCCAGCAGGCCAATCAGGGCAAAGGTACGAATACCGGCGATGCGCTCTCCCGATTTCTGTTCCCGGGCATCCCAACCTCTTTCCAGGCCAATGATGGCTCCCAAGAGCAGGGCAATGGCCAGATTGATGGTGGTTTGGTTGGATGAAATAAACAGCGCTGCAACGTCGTCCACAGGTCGTTATCCTAAAGGGGTAAAAAGTATTCGCTTTGTATTCTAGGTAATTAGACGATTGCCGTGAATCTATGTTGGCATGCTGAAAGACAGCTACCTTACTTTCCTTGCCCGCTTCTGTTAAGCTTCGCCGCCCCGATTCGACAGTAATCTGACTTTCATCAAAGCGAAGCATTCCATAACCGTGACGATCCTTCCGCCATAGCGTTCATGCTCCCTTAACTGGCCTCGCCCAGACTTCTTTTTCAGGTTTCCTGACACCCGCCCGTGCCCGTGTGCATGGCAGTCGTTTATTTTTCATTGTTCAGTTGGATATCCCCAATCATGGTGCAATCACTCAAGCAGAACTGGTTTTCCAATATTCGAGGCGACCTGCTCGCCGGTATCGTTGTTGCCCTGGCGCTGATTCCGGAAGCGATTGCTTTCTCCATCATCGCGGGTGTGGACCCGAAAGTGGGTTTGTATGCCTCTTTCTGTATCGCCGTGATTATTGCCTTTGTGGGTGGCCGGCCGGGCATGATTTCGGCGGCAACCGGCGCCATGGCCCTGCTGATGGTGACCCTGGTCAAAGAGCATGGCCTCGAGTATCTGTTGGCAGCAACCCTGTTGACCGGTGTGATCCAGATTGCTGCGGGCTATCTGAAGCTGGGTGGACTGATGCGCTTTGTGTCCCGGTCTGTGGTCACCGGGTTTGTAAACGCCCTCGCGATTCTGATCTTTATGGCCCAGTTGCCGGAACTGACCAATGTGACCTGGCATGTGTATGCCATGACCGCCGCTGGCCTTGGCATTATCTACCTGTTCCCGCTGATACCCACCGTGGGCAAGCTGATTCCATCACCTTTGGTGTGCATTGTTGGCCTGACCCTTGTGGCCATGGTGATGGGCCTGGATATCCGCACGGTTGGAGATATGGGCGAGCTGCCGGATACCCTGCCCATCTTCCTGTGGCCGGACGTGCCGCTGACCCTTGAAACCCTGATGATCATCCTGCCGTATTCGGTTGCTCTGGCCGTCGTCGGCCTGCTCGAATCGCTGATGACAGCCACCATCGTGGATGACCTGACCGACACCACCAGCGACCGTGACCGGGAGTGCAAGGGCCAGGGCATTGCCAACATCGGCTCTGGTTTGTTGGGTGGCATGGCCGGTTGCGCGATGATTGGTCAGTCCATCATCAACGTGAAATCCGGTGGTCGCACTCGATTGTCGACCCTCACCGCCGGTGTCTTCCTGCTGATTCTGGTGCTGGTTCTGGACAAGTGGCTGGTGCAGATTCCCATGGCTGCACTGGTGGCGGTGATGATTATGGTGTCTATTGGTACCTTCAGCTGGGATTCCATTCGTAATCTCAGGGAGCACCCGTTGTCTACCAACATCGTGATGCTGGTAACGGTGATTGTGGTGGTGGCCACCCACAACCTGGCCTTTGGCGTTCTGGCGGGCGTGCTGCTGGCGGCCCTGTTCTTTGCCAACAAGATTGGCCACTACATGCTGGTGACTTCTGAGCTGGATGAAAACACCGAGACCCGTCGCTACACCGTGGTAGGCCAGGTGTTCTTCAGCTCGTCAGAGAAGTTCCTGGAATCCTTTGACTTCAAGGAAGCAGTCGATAATGTAGTAATAGATCTCAGCCGGGCCCACTTCTGGGACATTACCGCCGTGGCTGCGCTGGACAAGGCGGTGGTCAAATTCCGCCGGGAAGGCGCCGATGTTGAGGTGATTGGCCTGAACCAGGCCAGCGCCACCATCGTTGACCGCTTTGGCGTGCATGACAAGCCGGATGCGGTTGATCGCCTGATGGGGCACTGACCATGGCGGACAGTGAGGAAAAAACCGAGATTCGCAGCCACAATAATAACCAGACCGACAACCAGGGTGAGGCAAGTATGTTACGAGTAGTGGCCTGTATCGATGGCTCCCGGGCAGCACCTGCAGTATGCGATTACGCAGCCTGGGCCAGCCGGCACATGGAAACGCCCCTGATGCTTTTGCATGTTCTGGACGAAGAACGCTACCCGGCGGAGCCGGATCTGGCGGGCAACATCGGGCTTGGCAGCCGTGAGCAGTTGCTGGACGAACTGGCGCAACTGGACCGAAAACGGGCCAAACTGGCGCTGGAGCAAGGCCATCACATGCTGGATGAAGCCGAAACCAGGGTGAAGGCCGCCGGTGCGGAGGAGGCCGTCAAGCGCCAGCGCCACGGTAATCTGACTGAGTCTCTGGTGGCCCTTGAGAAAGAGACCCGCCTGTTTGTGATGGGGCTGCACGGTGAAAGCAGTTCTGACCGTGATATCCACATCGGCAGCCAGCTGGAAACCGTCATCCGAAGTGTGCATCGCTCCATCCTGCTGGTGCCGGATGACTATAGTGAGCCGAAAAGTGCCATGCTGGCGTTCGACGGCAGCCCCACCGCTTTCCGGGGGGTGGAACTGATTGCCCAGAGCCCGGTACTCAAAGGCATGCCCCTGCATCTGGTGATGGTTGGCCCGGATACCGCTGACCGCTGGGAACAGCTCAAGCAGGCAGAGCAGATGTTGTCCGGGCTGGGTGTTGATATCACCCTGGCTATTCGCGCGGGGGATGTGGAGCCTACATTGCATGCGTATCAGGCGGAACATGACATCGACATTTTAGTCATGGGCGCCTATGGCCATTCCAGAATTCGCCAGTTCCTGGTGGGCAGTACCACCACAACCATGCTGAAAACCGCTAAAAAACCACTGGTTATCATTCGCTGACAAGGAATCCCCCGGCCATGCTGACCCGGCAAGTAGTCCCGTTGATCACCAGGCTGAGCCTGTTATTGTTTGCGGGGCTGCTTGCCGGCTGCGCAAGGGGATTGCCGCCGGTCGACCATGGCCCGGTTTTGGCGGTATCCTCGGTGGCAGACTCCTTCACAACGGATCAGCGCCGGATGCACCTTGATCCCGAATCCCGACTCTCTGCGTTTCAGCTGCTCGACACGGGCCGCGATGCCTTTTTGGTTCGCAGCGCCCTGATTGAAACCGCCAGTCAGCGCATTGATGCCCAATATTACATCTGGAACGACGATGCCAGCGGCCGGTACCTGGCTGGCCGCCTGGTAGCCGCTGCAGACCGGGGCGTGCAGGTTCGCCTGTTGCTGGACGACATCAATGTGGCCGGCAAGGAATCCCTGTTTGCCATGATGGAGGCCCACCCTGCCATCAGCATCCGGATTTTCAATCCCTCTCCTTCCCGCAAGGGCGTTGGCCGTTGGCTGTCGTTCATCACCGACTTCGACCGCATCAACCGGCGCATGCACAACAAGACCTTTGTGGTGGATGGCAATGTAGGTATTACCGGCGGCCGCAACATTGGCGATGAGTACTTTGATGAACACCTGGAACTGAATTTCCGGGATCGCGACGTCATGGTGCTTGGGCCGCTGGCTGGCGCCATGACCGATAACTTTGAGGCCTACTGGCAAAGCCCTTGGTCTTACCCGCTGGGGCAATTGTATGAGCTGCCGGAATCGGAGCGTGCGGGTGACCGCTTGTCCGGACTCAGCCGTGCCACCACCGAGCCGCTGCCTTTTACTGCGTCAGTACCCCAGGGCAGGAACCAGGCGGAATCCCTGCTGGCAGGGTGGTTCGCTGACATGGTGAAGGCGGAGGCCGAGCTGGTGTTCGATCCGCCACCGGAAGACCTGGAAGCGCCGGCAGACAAACCGCGAAACACCGCAAAGGCCCTGTTTGATCTGATCGAATCGGCCCGCAAGGAAATTCTGATTGAGTCTGCCTACCTGGTTCTGGCAGACGAGCAGCTGAACGGGCTGGACAATCTGGGCAACCACGGGCTCAAGGTGGCGGCGATCACCAATTCGCTGGCCACCAATGATCTGGTCACCAATCATTCCGGCTACGCCCGTTGGCGGCGTGAGATGCTGGAGCAGGGCTTTGACCTGCACGAGCTGCGACCCGACGCACCCGCCTGTAAGCGTTGGGTGGCTAACGAACAGGCCTGCGATAGCGGTGTGGTCAGTCTGCATTCCAAAGCCGTGGTGTTTGACCGGGAAACGCTGTTTATTGGCTCGTTTAACGTGAACCTGCGTTCTATCTACCTCAACGGCGAAACTGTGCTGGTGATTCGCAGCCCGCAACTGGCGCGCGCGGTAGCCGAAGATATTGAGCGCGCCATGGCGCCGGAGAACAGCTGGCGGGTGAGCCTTAACGAGCAGGGTAGCCTGGTGTGGCAATCCCGGGATGGGGCGGTTTATCAGGAACCCGAGAGCGGATTCTGGCGCCGGGCGGCCTCCCGGATGTTGTCTTGGCTGTCGATCGAGAAGTATCTCTGAGGCCTGTCAGGCCACGTTGCCCGCCGCCACGCCGGAGGCCCACGCCCACTGGAAGTTATGCCCGCCCAGGTGGCCGGTAACGTCCACCACTTCCCCAATAAAGTACAGGTTCGGGCGATCCAGGGCCGCCATGGTTTTGGAGGATAGCTGGCGAGTATCCACTCCGCCCAGCGTTACTTCGGCGGTTCTGTAGCCCTCGGTACCTGCCGGCTTGATGGTCCAGTTGCCAAGCGTGCCGGCAACCTGTTCCAGTTCCTGGTTGCGATACCCCTGCAGGGGGCCGCTCCATCCGTGCAGCTCGTTGAATGCCTGGGCGAATCGTTTCGGCAGGTGCTGGTTCAGATAGTGCGCGATGGTGGATTGTGGCTTGCTGCTGCGCAGGGCCAGCAGGTCTTCGTGAATTTTCTCAGCCGGCAACAGGTTGATGTGTACCGCATCGCCCGGCTGCCAGTAACTGGATACTTGCAGCATCGCGGGGCCGCTCAGGCCCCGATGGGTTACCAGCATGGGTTCGCGGAAGTGCTGCTGGTGGCAGTGGGCATCGACAGGGCAGCTAACGCCAGATAACGGCGCCAGTTGCTGTTTCAGCTCCGGGTGCAGGGTGAAGGGCACCAGCCCCGCGCGGGTGGGCAGCACGCCCAAGCCAAACTGTTTGGCAATCTCGTAACCGAACCCGGTGGCACCCATGGTGGGAATCGACAGCCCACCACAGGCCACGATCAGGGATTCACAACCGAGTGTGCCGCTGCTGGTCTTCAGGGAAAAACCGGAGCCCTGCTGGCGGATGCCGGACACCGACGTGTTCATACGGATCTCGGCGCCGGCCCATTCGCACTCGGTCAGCAGCACATTGAGAATGTCCTTTGCGCTGTCTTTGCAGAACAGTTGGCCCGGCGCTTTCTCTTCATACTCCACACCGTGGCGGTCCACCAGTTCCACAAAATCCTGCGGGGTATAGCGCTTCAAGGCGGAGATGCAGTAGTGCGGGTTGTCGGAGAGAAAGTTCGCAGGCGTGCTGTTCAGGTTGGTAAAATTGCAGCGGCCACCGCCAGACATCAGGATCTTTTTGCCTGGTTTGTTGGCGTGGTCCAGCACCAGTACTTTGCGGCCCCGATATCCCGCGGTGGCCGCGCACATCAGCCCGGCAGCGCCTGCGCCGATGATGATGACATCGTACCGGGATGTTGAACCTGCCATAGAACTGCCCACCACTCGTTGAAAATGGCGGGCAGTATATCAGCCTCAGGCCAGGTAAACGGACCCTTCCATATAAAACGCCGCCTGGCCGGCGATGGCTACCCGGTCACCTCTGAGCTCGCATCGCAGAACGCCACCGCGTGCAGAGAGTTGGCGGGCTTCCAGGGTTTGTTTGCCGAGCTGTTCAGCCCAGTAGGGCACCAGCACGCTGTGGATGGAACCGGTTACCGGATCCTCGTCGATACCCGCTCCGGGGGCGAAGTAACGGCTGACGAAATCGCACTGGGTTCCCAGCGCGGTAACGATCAGCCCCTGATTGCCCAGTTCTGCCAGCAACGCCAGGTTCGGGGCAGCTTTGGTTACCGCAGCTTCCGAGTCCAGAACCACCATGTAGTTGGTGTCATTTGGCACGTAGAACGCCTGCTCGGGGGCGTTTGGCAGCGCTTTCCGGATTAACTCCGGGGTTGGTCGGGATTCAAACGGCAGGTTGGGGAAGTCCAGTTCGAGCCAGTCATCGGAACGGCGGGTAACCGCCAGGGGGCCGCTTTTCGACTGGAAACGAACCCTGTCGTGCTGCCAGCCAAGGCGATTGAACACCACCCAGGCCGACGCCAGGGTGGCATGCCCGCACAGTGGCACCTCGACCGTCGGGGTGAACCAGCGGATATGAAAATCTGCATCATCCTGCTCCGGGAGTGGCACCAGGAAAGCGGTCTCGGACAAATTGTTCTCCAGCGCAATGGCCTGCATCTGTTGCTCCGTAGGCCAGCTGTCCAGGGGCATCACCGCCGCAGGGTTTCCCCGGAACAGTTCATTGGTAAAAGCATCCACCTGGTAGATATTGGTCTTCATGGGTTGTCCTTGTGGGTTGTTAGTAAAAGGCGTCTGGCTGGTGAGACTGAGATTCCATGTAGCTCCTGCTCACTGTAACAGTGAATCTCGGGCAGCGGCGCGGCGCCCCGAAGAACCCAGTGACGGTTGCCAACGGGTATCACACGGATGCCCTCACGGGCCAGGGCCTGCAGGGCTGTCATCAGTGTGCCGGCGGCCGGCGTGCCCTCTGTGGCACAAAGGCCCAGCACATCGTTCCGGGTGGCGCGGTGAACGGGGCGCGTTGAACGCGAGTCGGGTTTTGGGATGATTGCCGTTGCCATGATGAAACTCCTTTTCTGATTCAGGAACCATTATTGGTTTCATCGGATTTCCATAACAGATTCAGCTACAGTGTTATTGAATCGGTACAGATACAGAAAAATGGAAACTGTACTGCCTAAAAAGCCCGGAAACTGTACTGCTCTCACCGGCGTCGGTTCTGGTGGAATAGAGCTTATTAAACACGGCACGGCGGAGAACACGATGGGCATGCTCTACAACCAGGTGGCGGACCAGCTCCAGGCGCTGATCCTTGATGGTGTATACCGGGAAGGGGAACGTGTGCCTGGTGTGCGGGTATTGAGCCGGCAGTTCGGTGTCAGTATTTCAACCGTGCTACAGGCCCACCAGACTCTGGAAGCACGTGGTTACCTGCAGGCCCGGGAACGCAGCGGATATTTCGTGCGCCGGCCAGCCCGAGACTTGCCGGAACCAAGAATGACGGAACAGCGCAGTCGTCCGGTACCGGTGTCTGCCCGGGAAATGACCCTGGACCTGTGTGCCGACGAACAAAAGCGCATGGTGCCTCTGGCCACAGCCATTCCGCACCCGGACTACCTGCCGGTCCGGCAGATTCAGCAGAGCACGTTGTGGGCCGCCAGGCGCGGCCTGGAAACCCTGGACTACGCGTTTCCCGGTAAGGAATCGTTCCGGCGCCAGATTGCACAGCGAATGGCCACCATCGGAGTGCCCGTTGCACCAGATGATGTGCTGGCCACCAACGGAGCCCAGGAGGCCATCATTCTGGCCCTGCGGGCGGTGACCCAGCCCGGGGATATCGTCGCCGTGGAGTCACCCTCGTTCCCCGGCATCCTGCAGGCGCTGGAAGTGGTGGGCCTGCGGGTGATTGAAATCCCCACCCATCCGTCAGACGGCATCAGTCTGGAAGGCCTGCAGCTTGCCCTGGAACAGTGGCCTTTGAAAGCCTGCGTGGTGGTGCCAA
The window above is part of the Marinobacter sp. THAF197a genome. Proteins encoded here:
- a CDS encoding MgtC/SapB family protein, translating into MDDVAALFISSNQTTINLAIALLLGAIIGLERGWDAREQKSGERIAGIRTFALIGLLGGISAVLALEITVWAFPVMLVSVAAIGLVAYSERLEHIRNFSITGMVGMLLTFCFGAIAVAIDPVMATAAAVITAIILDNKEEIHGWVQKLQAHELDAALKLLLISVVMLPLLPNTTMGPGGVLNPREIWWMVVLIASISFVGYFAIRVAGARKGILFTSLFAGLSSSTALTLHFSRQASKNPDFNPQFAAGILIACGTMFPRILMYCLIINTALLPSLIWPVAVMTVLLYGPALFIWKRHSRQFQVSQPNLSQNPLDLSSALVFGLLLTAILILGEFLKNSFGDAGIYALAATSGVADVDAITLSLTRMSNDGLGMNTAVLGIVIAAAVNNLVKSGMAWTIGNRRTGLLVAGPMVLSLAAGLLIAWLQ
- a CDS encoding SulP family inorganic anion transporter, whose protein sequence is MVQSLKQNWFSNIRGDLLAGIVVALALIPEAIAFSIIAGVDPKVGLYASFCIAVIIAFVGGRPGMISAATGAMALLMVTLVKEHGLEYLLAATLLTGVIQIAAGYLKLGGLMRFVSRSVVTGFVNALAILIFMAQLPELTNVTWHVYAMTAAGLGIIYLFPLIPTVGKLIPSPLVCIVGLTLVAMVMGLDIRTVGDMGELPDTLPIFLWPDVPLTLETLMIILPYSVALAVVGLLESLMTATIVDDLTDTTSDRDRECKGQGIANIGSGLLGGMAGCAMIGQSIINVKSGGRTRLSTLTAGVFLLILVLVLDKWLVQIPMAALVAVMIMVSIGTFSWDSIRNLREHPLSTNIVMLVTVIVVVATHNLAFGVLAGVLLAALFFANKIGHYMLVTSELDENTETRRYTVVGQVFFSSSEKFLESFDFKEAVDNVVIDLSRAHFWDITAVAALDKAVVKFRREGADVEVIGLNQASATIVDRFGVHDKPDAVDRLMGH
- a CDS encoding universal stress protein, which encodes MLRVVACIDGSRAAPAVCDYAAWASRHMETPLMLLHVLDEERYPAEPDLAGNIGLGSREQLLDELAQLDRKRAKLALEQGHHMLDEAETRVKAAGAEEAVKRQRHGNLTESLVALEKETRLFVMGLHGESSSDRDIHIGSQLETVIRSVHRSILLVPDDYSEPKSAMLAFDGSPTAFRGVELIAQSPVLKGMPLHLVMVGPDTADRWEQLKQAEQMLSGLGVDITLAIRAGDVEPTLHAYQAEHDIDILVMGAYGHSRIRQFLVGSTTTTMLKTAKKPLVIIR
- a CDS encoding phospholipase D family protein — protein: MLTRQVVPLITRLSLLLFAGLLAGCARGLPPVDHGPVLAVSSVADSFTTDQRRMHLDPESRLSAFQLLDTGRDAFLVRSALIETASQRIDAQYYIWNDDASGRYLAGRLVAAADRGVQVRLLLDDINVAGKESLFAMMEAHPAISIRIFNPSPSRKGVGRWLSFITDFDRINRRMHNKTFVVDGNVGITGGRNIGDEYFDEHLELNFRDRDVMVLGPLAGAMTDNFEAYWQSPWSYPLGQLYELPESERAGDRLSGLSRATTEPLPFTASVPQGRNQAESLLAGWFADMVKAEAELVFDPPPEDLEAPADKPRNTAKALFDLIESARKEILIESAYLVLADEQLNGLDNLGNHGLKVAAITNSLATNDLVTNHSGYARWRREMLEQGFDLHELRPDAPACKRWVANEQACDSGVVSLHSKAVVFDRETLFIGSFNVNLRSIYLNGETVLVIRSPQLARAVAEDIERAMAPENSWRVSLNEQGSLVWQSRDGAVYQEPESGFWRRAASRMLSWLSIEKYL
- a CDS encoding NAD(P)/FAD-dependent oxidoreductase, with protein sequence MAGSTSRYDVIIIGAGAAGLMCAATAGYRGRKVLVLDHANKPGKKILMSGGGRCNFTNLNSTPANFLSDNPHYCISALKRYTPQDFVELVDRHGVEYEEKAPGQLFCKDSAKDILNVLLTECEWAGAEIRMNTSVSGIRQQGSGFSLKTSSGTLGCESLIVACGGLSIPTMGATGFGYEIAKQFGLGVLPTRAGLVPFTLHPELKQQLAPLSGVSCPVDAHCHQQHFREPMLVTHRGLSGPAMLQVSSYWQPGDAVHINLLPAEKIHEDLLALRSSKPQSTIAHYLNQHLPKRFAQAFNELHGWSGPLQGYRNQELEQVAGTLGNWTIKPAGTEGYRTAEVTLGGVDTRQLSSKTMAALDRPNLYFIGEVVDVTGHLGGHNFQWAWASGVAAGNVA
- a CDS encoding PhzF family phenazine biosynthesis protein; amino-acid sequence: MKTNIYQVDAFTNELFRGNPAAVMPLDSWPTEQQMQAIALENNLSETAFLVPLPEQDDADFHIRWFTPTVEVPLCGHATLASAWVVFNRLGWQHDRVRFQSKSGPLAVTRRSDDWLELDFPNLPFESRPTPELIRKALPNAPEQAFYVPNDTNYMVVLDSEAAVTKAAPNLALLAELGNQGLIVTALGTQCDFVSRYFAPGAGIDEDPVTGSIHSVLVPYWAEQLGKQTLEARQLSARGGVLRCELRGDRVAIAGQAAFYMEGSVYLA
- a CDS encoding PLP-dependent aminotransferase family protein, with the protein product MLYNQVADQLQALILDGVYREGERVPGVRVLSRQFGVSISTVLQAHQTLEARGYLQARERSGYFVRRPARDLPEPRMTEQRSRPVPVSAREMTLDLCADEQKRMVPLATAIPHPDYLPVRQIQQSTLWAARRGLETLDYAFPGKESFRRQIAQRMATIGVPVAPDDVLATNGAQEAIILALRAVTQPGDIVAVESPSFPGILQALEVVGLRVIEIPTHPSDGISLEGLQLALEQWPLKACVVVPNHSNPMGARMSDERKQQLVSMLAAAGVPLIEDDIYGDLFHTGERPRPAKAFDQADNVIYCSSFSKTISPGLRLGWMIPGRHMAAARQHKYFVNLATSTIPQLAVAHFLEQGGYDRYLRSARQHYKESTDRLRSAIARTFPEGTAVSRPQGGFVLWVQLPEGVSGTEVYQRARRENINVAPGRMFSTANKFDNCLRLNGGNPWTGRIEAAVDRLGAIAREVQSGVSPDRF